A stretch of Paenibacillus peoriae DNA encodes these proteins:
- the hisC gene encoding histidinol-phosphate transaminase, with protein sequence MQPKPHIVHLPVYQPGKPIEDVKRELGLDEVIKLASNENPYGSSPKVLQAIQQEFANISVYPDGSAVALTQALAKRTGLKEEQFIYGCGSDEIIALITRAFLLPGEESIMADQTFSVYKSNVEIEGAVAVEVPLRDGVHDLDAMLSHINDRTKIIWICNPNNPTGTIVPEAELIAFLNQVPKHIMVVLDEAYAEFVTDRSYPDGIRLLPVYENLVVLRTFSKIYGLASLRIGYGMGAESIIRLINQVREPFNTSRVAQAAAIAALEDQEFVQECRDRNAEGRAYLQNELKRLGLDSFPAHGNFIMLDVRRPSGEVFQELLRKGVIIRAGHHKYPTYIRVSVGSQPQNELFIRALEQVLGAEAAKVRL encoded by the coding sequence ATGCAACCTAAACCGCATATTGTACATTTGCCAGTATATCAGCCCGGTAAACCGATTGAAGACGTAAAACGTGAGCTGGGACTCGATGAAGTCATCAAGCTCGCCTCGAATGAGAATCCGTATGGTAGCTCTCCTAAAGTATTGCAGGCTATTCAGCAGGAGTTTGCTAACATTAGTGTGTATCCTGATGGAAGTGCGGTAGCTTTGACACAGGCACTAGCTAAACGGACGGGTTTAAAAGAGGAACAGTTTATCTATGGCTGTGGCTCTGACGAAATTATTGCGTTGATTACGCGTGCTTTCCTCCTTCCTGGAGAAGAAAGCATCATGGCCGATCAGACATTTTCCGTGTATAAAAGTAACGTGGAAATTGAGGGAGCGGTTGCAGTTGAGGTGCCTTTGCGTGATGGTGTACATGATTTGGATGCTATGCTGTCCCACATCAATGACCGTACAAAAATTATTTGGATATGTAATCCAAATAACCCGACGGGCACGATTGTACCCGAAGCGGAGCTGATTGCGTTTTTGAACCAAGTACCAAAGCATATCATGGTTGTGCTGGATGAAGCTTACGCCGAGTTTGTAACGGATCGTTCTTATCCCGACGGCATTCGTTTGTTGCCAGTGTATGAAAATCTGGTTGTACTTCGCACCTTCTCCAAAATCTATGGCCTTGCTTCGCTACGCATTGGTTATGGTATGGGAGCTGAGTCAATTATTCGCTTGATAAATCAGGTTCGTGAACCGTTTAATACTTCACGGGTAGCACAGGCTGCGGCTATTGCTGCTTTGGAAGATCAGGAATTTGTTCAAGAATGCCGGGATCGTAATGCAGAGGGCAGAGCTTATTTGCAAAATGAGCTGAAGCGTCTGGGATTGGATTCTTTCCCAGCACATGGTAATTTTATTATGCTGGATGTACGTCGTCCATCCGGTGAGGTATTTCAGGAGTTGCTTCGTAAAGGTGTGATTATTCGCGCAGGTCATCACAAATATCCGACATATATTAGAGTGTCCGTTGGATCACAACCGCAAAATGAGTTGTTTATTCGTGCGCTGGAACAGGTCCTGGGGGCGGAAGCGGCGAAAGTACGCCTATAA
- the trpA gene encoding tryptophan synthase subunit alpha, with amino-acid sequence MNLIDQAFDRLKNEGKTALIPFLTVGDPDVDTTIEIIRQLESAGADILELGVPYSDPLADGPVIQRASERALKRQISIRTCMETASLARAAGSNLPFILFTYYNPVLQMGMDAFFAGLQEHGISGLIIPDLPLEEAEELGGRAAEVGVHLIPLVAPTSEQRIERIVRQARGFVYCVSSLGVTGERASFFEGIEGFIAQVKRHTDIPVAVGFGISTQEQVTRFSNICDGVVVGSAIVRQVEEAIPLLNDSARRQEGLLQIHNFVAQLKQ; translated from the coding sequence ATGAATTTAATTGATCAGGCGTTTGATCGCCTTAAAAATGAAGGCAAAACGGCATTAATTCCTTTTCTGACGGTAGGCGACCCGGATGTGGATACGACGATAGAGATCATTCGGCAGTTAGAGTCGGCCGGAGCTGACATATTGGAACTGGGTGTACCCTATTCCGACCCGCTGGCTGATGGTCCTGTAATTCAGCGCGCGTCTGAGCGTGCACTGAAACGGCAAATTTCCATCCGCACGTGCATGGAGACAGCTTCTCTGGCTAGGGCGGCAGGTTCAAACCTGCCTTTTATTCTGTTCACGTATTATAACCCTGTATTACAGATGGGGATGGATGCTTTCTTTGCAGGCTTGCAGGAGCACGGTATCAGCGGTCTTATTATTCCGGACCTTCCGCTTGAGGAAGCGGAGGAGCTGGGAGGACGGGCAGCAGAGGTGGGTGTGCATCTGATTCCTCTGGTGGCTCCAACGTCTGAACAGCGGATCGAGCGAATTGTCCGTCAGGCCCGTGGATTTGTATACTGTGTATCTTCGCTGGGTGTAACTGGGGAAAGAGCTTCCTTTTTTGAAGGTATAGAGGGCTTTATCGCGCAGGTCAAACGGCATACGGATATTCCGGTAGCGGTTGGCTTCGGGATCTCTACTCAAGAGCAGGTAACCCGTTTCTCAAATATTTGCGATGGTGTTGTAGTTGGTAGTGCTATTGTACGTCAGGTAGAGGAGGCCATTCCGCTACTGAATGATTCTGCACGCAGGCAAGAAGGTCTTTTGCAAATTCATAATTTTGTGGCACAATTAAAGCAATAA
- the trpB gene encoding tryptophan synthase subunit beta yields MTQLPDNNGRFGTFGGRFVPETLMNALIELEESYRKYADDPEFKAELNGLLKDYSGRETPLYHAERLSQHLGGAKIYLKREDLNHTGAHKINNALAQGLLAKRMGKQKVIAETGAGQHGVATATVAALLGLECKVFMGEEDTVRQQLNVFRMQLLGAEVIPVTSGTRTLKDAGNEALRYWVSHVHDTFYILGSAVGPHPYPMMVRDFQRVIGDETRRQILEKEGRLPDVIVAAIGGGSNAIGMFYPFIEDQGVALIGVEAAGKGVETEFHAATMTKGTQGVFQGSMSYLLQDEYGQVQPAHSISAGLDYPGVGPEHSYLKDIERAQYVPITDQEALDALQLLCRTEGILPALESAHAVAQVVKLAPTLTADDIIVICLSGRGDKDVDSIIKYLGGNPS; encoded by the coding sequence AACGGACGTTTTGGAACATTTGGAGGACGTTTTGTACCGGAAACGTTGATGAACGCACTGATTGAATTGGAGGAATCCTACCGTAAGTACGCGGATGATCCCGAGTTTAAAGCAGAGTTGAACGGGCTCCTAAAGGACTATTCTGGTCGGGAAACGCCGCTTTATCATGCGGAGCGTCTGAGCCAGCATTTGGGCGGGGCTAAAATTTACCTGAAGCGCGAAGATTTAAATCATACCGGTGCCCACAAAATCAATAATGCGTTAGCTCAGGGATTGCTGGCGAAGCGTATGGGTAAACAGAAGGTCATTGCTGAAACAGGCGCAGGACAGCATGGTGTCGCGACAGCGACTGTGGCTGCGTTGCTCGGATTGGAATGCAAGGTGTTTATGGGTGAAGAGGATACTGTGCGCCAGCAGCTGAACGTCTTTCGGATGCAGCTTTTGGGTGCAGAGGTCATTCCGGTGACATCGGGTACACGTACACTTAAGGATGCCGGAAATGAAGCTTTGCGTTACTGGGTCAGCCATGTCCATGATACGTTCTATATTTTGGGTTCAGCTGTCGGCCCGCATCCGTATCCAATGATGGTGCGGGACTTCCAACGCGTGATTGGTGATGAAACGCGTCGCCAGATCCTAGAGAAGGAAGGCAGACTTCCGGATGTCATTGTGGCAGCGATCGGTGGCGGAAGCAATGCCATCGGCATGTTTTATCCTTTTATTGAGGATCAGGGTGTCGCTTTGATTGGCGTGGAGGCCGCTGGAAAAGGTGTCGAAACAGAATTCCATGCAGCTACGATGACCAAGGGAACACAAGGGGTCTTCCAAGGCTCTATGAGTTATCTGCTTCAGGATGAGTACGGACAAGTGCAACCTGCGCATTCCATCTCGGCTGGACTGGATTATCCAGGTGTTGGACCGGAGCATTCATACCTGAAAGATATTGAGCGGGCCCAATATGTTCCGATCACCGATCAGGAAGCGCTGGATGCGCTTCAGCTCCTCTGCCGTACCGAAGGAATACTTCCTGCATTAGAGTCGGCACATGCAGTTGCGCAGGTTGTCAAGCTGGCACCTACGTTGACGGCAGATGATATTATCGTTATTTGTTTGTCTGGACGAGGGGATAAAGATGTGGACTCCATTATCAAGTATTTGGGAGGAAATCCGTCATGA